A stretch of DNA from Kazachstania africana CBS 2517 chromosome 3, complete genome:
TTATCGtcatttttgtaatttttatCTTGTCcaaaattccaaaatttgtATGAGTTGTAACAATCTGCATGAGAAGTTTTATTGGATGAGAGTAAGATAGTCATTGCGTCTGAAACTTTTGATTCGATCCATTCAAATAATTGCACAACAAAGTTTGTCGATGGATAATCCTTCGTCAATTCAGTAGAAATTAACATTTGTTCAGTTATTCTACCAAATAAGAAATCCTGTAGgatttttctatttattGTAAAATTTAGGAAATTAGTCAAATGATCCAGACTGGATGCTTTTGGATTATCGATTTTATTGatcaaattaatgaaactATTTTGCTCTTCGACGACGTTTATAAATTGTAAAAGCAATTCTCTCGTCAATGCTAAATTGAATGCagtcaaaatcatcaatgaaaatggtaagagcttgtaaataatatacagTGGAGTATGCGGTAAAATTAGATAGATCATACAATGTAGTGACCAgtatttcaataataattccACCATCGTAGCTTTTTGTGGTTGTAAATGTAAAACTTTAGTTGTTTTCCCCATTCTAGAAGAATCTTTATGTGATAGATGTAAAGTTTCGATTGTTATTTGTAATGGCACCAATACTGAGACTATGAACCATATTggtttaaaaaaaaaggtgAACATGGTTGGTATTTCGATAGCAGTTGTAAAGTAGGTTAACTTCTAAGTTTAATATAGATCTTCTGTCTAACTATGAAAAGAGGTTTACTTACCCCATGTACAATTATTACTATCACTATTAgtgtatttttttcaggaaatttgatctttttgTTCTGTATCTTAGACTaagcttttcttttttaggGATGCTCATACCACCTCAAGAAGCATTACTGAGTGATTACAAGAGGGCTTACTGAATAAAATGAACATTGAGAAGCGCTGAAAGCTCGCTTGTTGGCATACCAAGAGGGATCGTGACGTGTATTGTAAGAGGGCtaaatgaatattataCTGGATTTGAAGTATTTGTTTAGTAATTTGATAGTTGCATTGTCATTGGAAGCTTTAATGTGGAGGTTCCCTTGTACGAACAggagaaaataaaaaaaagagtacTCGTGTATTCTGAATGAGCGTAAACGAAACAAAAcataaattatcaattcGTTCAAGTAAACAATGTGTCTAAACACTGTTTTTTAAGATATGTAATTATAATCTTGAACAAGGGGAGGATCTCATACTTTACAATCATAATATCATCGCTATTCTTCGGTCGAATGTTATTTTGCAATTGCAATGtatgaataaaattatatatggCTACACCGTCAAAACTCAAGgtataaaacaaaatagGTCATGTGACAATATAAAGTCAGTGATATCTTTTTTAAGAGTATTTACTCTTCTCTTATGCTTGCCAAGATCAGTAGAGACTGCGCCTACATAAAACTGATAACACTATGATACTTGATGAGTTTTTGCGTCAAAGAGATCAAATTCAGTTTTTGCCAAGAAAGCGCAGTACGTCAATGACTTGAGAGTGGCCGCCCCCCCCCCCCTACGAATAATATTTAGTCACTgttaaattttcaaagtgtacgtaagaagaagagttgGACTATGCCATTAAAGGGTCGGGTGCCCGATTGGTGTGACagttttccttttttaaCACTGGTCTTCTAACTTCCACGGAATATCACATCCGCGATagttatatttttttgtttttttttttttgtcatGCGATAGCAGATTTCCATCTTCCAAATTCCGGTATTCCGTCCCGTGGGATAGTAGTCACGTTTGATGATATCATATTCTTGCAGCTGCACACGTGCGCACCAAACAAGCCATACAAAACCTGAACTTGTCCTGGCTTTACTACCTTACCGCCTCCTTCTTAGTGCGACAACTAATCTCCCCTCGAATTGAGACACAATCCCAGAAGGAAGGGAAGGTGAAATCGAAGAATATTACTAAGCTGAAAAAGCTTGCCGTCCGAACTGATACAGGAAACGTCAGATTGTGATGGAAAACGAGAGAAAGTCATCCCTCCGTGGAAGCAGCACatgaggaaaaaaaaaaaacaggCCCTTTCCCGGAATGAAACACACAAAGCCAAAATATCCTATTTTTACTTCCACGCTTATGATCCTTATTCCACggaagaatttttttcgatCCGTTAAGTTCTTGCGAGGTTTTCTTCGCCAGAGCATATACAGCAGCGGGGCTCACAGTTTCCTCGGAAGAATCTTCTTCCCTTTAGGTTTGTTTGttttgcttttttctttcatttatttctttttcttctcgCTTAGAGAGATTTGCAAGAAAAGTATCGAAAGTTGTACCTTCGACCGATTTCATAGTCCATTACTTACTATGCGTATGGTTCAACGCACTAAACTTCTTCGAAATCAAACGTTGTTATTCTTCCGTGGAAACCTTTTCagctgaaaaagaaaaagaaaaagaatcGAAGGTTATGATTAATGGGTAGTACTAACTATCATAACACTCGCTCCTTGTATAAATACCAAATCAATTGCATTGTTTCCCAAAACTTGAATCAGCTTGCAAATCCtcttttcttattatcGTTTCTTGATCTTTCGTATATTTAAATAGGTATTACAAGAAAGACTTTATCAACTGAATTATTCCTTTCAATTCTCGATGTCGgagaagaaagatattattgattCTGGTGCAATGAGTCAAGTAGATGAAAGTTCATCATTAAACTTACAAAGTTATGATGGTTTTGATCAAAATGCTCAAGATAAAATTAGACAATTAGCAAGAAGTTTGACTAACCAAAGTTCTACTACTCATAACAACGATGCCGCATCTTTATTCTCAAACGTTAAAGGTGTCAACCCGGTTTTCACTGATCCTTCAAATCCAGAATACGATGAAAGATTAGATCCAGAAAGTGAGAATTTTTCCAGTACCGCTTGGGTTAAAAATATGGCAAATTTAACTGCTGCTGATCCAGATTACTATAAGCCTTACTCTTTAGGTTGTGTTTGGAAAGATTTGACTGCTTCAGGTGACTCTTCAGATGTCGTCTACCAATCTACCGTCTTCAATATGccaacaaaattattgaaaacagCTTTCAGAAAAGCTAGACCAGCTAAAGAATCAGAcacttttcaaattttaaaaccAATGGAAGGTTGTATCAACCCAGGTGAATTATTAGTCGTCCTTGGTAGACCAGGTTCTGGTTGTACTACCCTATTGAAATCCATTTCTTCCAACACTCACGGTTTCAACGTCGGTAAGGATTCAACAATCTCATACAATGGTCTTACTCCAAAGGCTATAAATAGACATTACCGTGGTGAAGTAGTGTACAATGCCGAGTCCGATGTACATTTACCACATCTTACAGTTTTCGAAACATTGTATACTGTCGCAAGATTAAAGACTCCAAGTAATCGTGTTCAAGGTGTTGACAGAGACACTTACGCTAAACATCTAACTGACGTTACAATGGCTACTTACGGTTTGTCTCACACAAGAAACACAAAAGTTGGTAACGATCTTGTTAGAGGTGTTTCTGGTGGTGAAAGAAAGCGTGTTTCCATTGCTGAGGTCACTATCTGTGGTTCTAAGTTCCAATGTTGGGATAATGCAACAAGAGGTTTAGATTCTGCAACTGCTTTAGAATTTATCAGAGCTTTAAAAACCCAGGCTACTTTAACTAACACCGCTGCTACTATCGCTATTTACCAATGTTCTCAAGATGCTTACGATTTATTCGATAAAGTTTGTGTATTATACGGTGGCTACCAAATCTTTTATGGATCTGCACAAAAGgcaaagaaatattttgaaactatGGGTTACCAATGTCCAGAAAGACAAACTACTGCAGATTTCTTAACTTCTGTTACAAGTCCTGCTGAAAGAGTTATAAATCCTGATTTCATTGGAAGAGGCATTCAAGTTCCACAAACTCCAGAAGATATGAATAACTATTGGAGGAATTCCCCTGAATATAAAGAGTTAATAAACGAAATTGACACCCATTTAGCTAACAACCAAGACGAATCTCGTAACAGCATCAAAGAAGCTCATATCGCTAAACAATCAAACAGAGCTAGACCAGGCTCTCCTTACACAGTTAATTACGGTATGCAAGTCAAATATCTACTCACAAGAAACGTTTGGAGAATTAAAAACAATTCTAGTGTCCAACTATTTATGATCTTTGGTAACTGTGGTATGGCCTTCATTTTGGGTTCCATGTTCTACAAAGTTATGAAACATGATTCAACATCTACATTCTATTATCGTGGTGCAGCTATGTTCTTCGccattcttttcaatgcCTTCTCCTGCcttttagaaattttctcCTTATACGAAGCAAGGCCAATTACTGAAAAACACAGAAGTTATTCCTTATACCACCCAAGTGCTGATGCATTTGCCTCCATTTTCTCTGAAATTCCAACTAAAATTATCATCGCCATTGGTTTCAACATCATTTACTATTTCTTAGTTAACTTCGAAAGAAACGGTGgtgtcttcttcttttattgGTTAATTAACATCGTCGCTGTTTTTGCCATGTCTCATTTATTCAGAACTGTGGGTTCTTTGACTAAGACTTTATCCGAGGCTATGATACCTGCTTCTATGTTATTACTAGCTATGTCCATGTTTACTGGTTTCGCTATCCCCAAGACGAAGATGCTGGGCTGGTCCAAGTGGATTTGGTATATCAACCCAATTgcttatttatttgaatcgTTAATGATCAATGAATTCCATGGTCGTAGATTCGAATGTGCAGCATTTATTCCAAGTGGTCCAGCTTATAGCAATATTACGGCTACTGAAAGAGTTTGTGCTGTCAGTGGTTCTGTTGCCGGCCAAAGTTACGTTTTAGGTGATGATTACATTAGGGTTAGCTACGACTATCTCCATAAACATAAGTGGAGAGGTTTCGGTATTGGTATGGCCTATGccatcttctttcttttcgCTTACCTAGTTGTGTGTGAATACAACGAAGGTGCCAAGCAAAAGGGTGAAATGCTAGTTTTCCCACAAAGTGTTCTAAGAAAgttaagaaaagaaggtcaattgaaaaaggactctgaagatattgaaaacgGCAGCAACTCATCTACTACTGAAAAACAACTATTAGAAGATTCTGACGAAGGTTCTTCCAATGGCGATAGTACTGGTTTGGTTAAGTCTGAGGCTATTTTCCACTGGAGAAACTTATGTTATGATGTCCAAATTAAAGACGAAACAAGACGTATTTTGAACAATGTCGATGGTTGGGTCAAACCAGGTACATTAACTGCTTTAATGGGTTCTTCTGGTGCTGGTAAGACTACTTTATTGGATTGCTTGGCTGAGAGAGTTACTATGGGTGTTATCACCGGTGATGTTTTGGTTGATGGTCGTCCTCGTGATGAGTCATTCCCAAGATCTATTGGTTATTGTCAACAACAAGATTTACATTTGAAGACATCGACTGTGAGAGAATCTCTAAGATTCTCAGCATACTTACGTCAACCAGCAGAAGTttctgttgaagaaaaggatgCTTACGTTGAGGAAGTCATCAAGATTttagaaatggaaaagtACGCTGACGCTGTTGTTGGTGTTGCTGGTGAAGGTTTGAATGTTgaacaaagaaagagattgaCTATTGGTGTTGAACTTGCTGCCAAGCCTAAATTATTAGTTTTCTTAGATGAACCTACGTCCGGTTTAGATTCCCAAACTGCATGGTCTATTTGTCAATTAATGAGAAAGTTAGCCAGTCATGGTCAAGCCATCCTGTGTACCATCCATCAACCATCTGCTATTTTGATGCAAGAATTTGATcgtttattatttttacaGAAGGGTGGTAAAACTGTTTATTTTGGTGAATTAGGTGAAGGCTGTCAGGTTATGATTGATTATTTCGAGCGTAACGGTTCTCATAAATGTCCCCCAGATGCTAACCCAGCTGAATGGATGTTAGAAGTTGTTGGTGCTGCTCCAGGTTCTCATGCTAATCAGGACTATCATGAGGTCTGGAGAAACTCAGAAGAATTTAGAATTGTCcatgaagaattagatcTTATGGAAAGAGAGTTACCCGCAAAATCTGCTGGTGTCGATACTGATCATCAAGAGTTTGCCACTGGTTTATTTTACCAAACCAAATTAGTCAGTGTTCGTTTATTCCAACAATATTGGAGATCTCCAGAGTATCTATGGGCAAAGTTTGTTTTaactattttcaatgagTTGTTTATTGGTTTCACCTTCTTCAAAGCAGGTACTTCATTACAAGGTttacaaaatcaaatgTTAGCTGCATTCATGTTCACAGTCATTTTCAATCCATTATTACAACAATATCTTCCATCATTTGTCCAACAAAGAGACTTATACGAAGCCAGGGAACGTCCTTCTAGAACTTTCTCCTGGAAAGCCTTCATTGTTTCCCAGATTTTAGTTGAGGCGCCATGGAACTTCTTAGCTGGTACACTAGCATACTTCATTTACTACTATCCAATTGGGTTCTACGAAAATGCCTCATATGCTGGTCAATTACATGAAAGAGGTGCGTTATTCTGGCTATTCTCAACAGCTTTCTATGTCTATGTTGGTTCCATGGGTTTCTTAACTGTTTccttcaatgaaattgcCGAAAACGCTGCTAACTTAGCAAGTTTAATGTTTACAATGGCATTATCTTTCTGTGGTGTTATGACAACTCCAAGTGCTATGCCAAGATTCTGGATCTTTATGTACAGAGTTTCACCATTAACTTACTTTGTCCAAGGTATATTAGCTGTAGGTCTTGCTAACACAAAAATCGAATGTTCTTCTAGTGAATTTTTACAGTTTGAAGCCCCATCAGGCATGACGTGTGGTAATTACATGGAAGCTTATCTCGACTATGCTGGTACAGGTTACTTAAAGGACGAAAGTGCAACGGGCACCTGTGAATTCTGTGAATACAGTTACACAAACGATTATTTAAGTTCGATAAACTCATATTATTCCCAAAGATGGAGGAACTGGGGTATTTTCATCTGTTACATTGCAATCAATTACATTGGTGGTATTGCATTCTATTATCTTGCTAGAGTCCCCAAGAAATCCAAAGTAGCTAAAAAATAAGAACTTTAATTTgcaattcaaataataatacccAATATTCTTACGGCACATTTTTTTAGTAATTAGTAATGGCATATTCTTTTtgtatataatttataaatttggtTGTATATGTCCTCTAAATTGATTCatactttttttattggaaaGTTATTCCTAAATTCTCTCAGGGCTAGTCGAaccaagaaaaatgagCACCATAATACCTTAGGCGTGTGTGATGCTAAAATAAGTAACTTTTACAAATATGTAACAAAGTTCTATTTACTTGGAAAGAGACGCAGGGCTTTACAACAAAGGTCATCTCTCACAAGAGTCTTCACAAGTCAGACGcccatttcaaaaaaaaaaagctcCGTGGAATACATTTGAAAGCGGGGCTATATATCTAAATATGGTTTATTCCGTGGGACTCGTATTCTGGTCAACGATATCCTTACGTCGAATACATCATAAACTCACTCTAAACTAAAAATAGCTCATGCAGCAAACCCCAGCCTTTAAAGTTTTGGCATGCACGGCTGTGCGGCGATGAATAGCTGGATGCAATATGTCTACCCACGCCATACGAACAGTGGAGAAACAGGAAAGGGCTCCGATGTCATCTCTCCGACGGATAACACCTCGTACAACTTTCTACAGTAGGAGGATCAGATGACTCCAAGGGAACTGTGCGCTGGGATATGAACACTATGAAAATGtaacaaatatttgatcAACCCTCTCaaagatatatatacatatacaGGTATGAGATCGATACTTATTAGTGGAAGTACCAATGGATTTTAAAGCCTATAATTCTAGAGCTGAACATAAATATTCTATTTGATTTTCGATGTCAACTCCGAAAGACATAGATGTAAATCTATCTAAGTATGATACGGTACTGTCAAACGACAGTCCATCGAATACATATAATGGCTTTGACGATGAATCAAGAAAGCTGGTACGAAATTTAGCAAAAACTTTAACCTCTAATTTCGAAAGTACAGAGTCCTCCGCACTTTCTTATAATGTTCGCGATACGAATGTCATGATTATGAACCCTTCAGAGCCAGGATATGATAAACGTCTCGATCCCAATAGCGATGAATTTTCAAGTAAATTATGGATCCAGTACTTGGCACACTTATCGTCCACTGATCCGGAGTACTATAAACCATTTTCCTTTGGCTGTACCTGGAAAAATCTCAGTGTGTCGGGCGATTCAGCGGATGTAACCTATCAGTCAactattttcaatgtaCCTTTCAAGATACTAGGTAAGGTTTACAGGAGATTCAGACCTGCTAGAGACTCTAACAGtttccaaatattgaagCCCATGGAAGGCTATTTGGATCCGGGAGAGTTGCTAGTTGTCCTTGGTAGACCTGGATCCGGCTGTACAACATTGTTGAAAACCATATCTTCCAATACACATGGCTTCAGAGTAGATAAAGATAGTGTCATATCTTACAATGGTCTCACGCCTAGAGAAATGAGAAAACACTTTCGTGGTGAAGTAGTGTACAATGCCGAGTCCGATGTACATTTACCACATCTTACAGTTTTCGAAACACTATACACCGTTGCAAGATTAAAGACTCCTACTAATCGTATTAAAGGCGTTGATAGAGATACGTACGCAAGGCATATCACAGATGTCGCAATTGCAACTTATGGTTTGTCCCATACAAAAAATACGAAGGTAGGAAACGCATTAGTTAGAGGTGTTTCCGGTGGTGAAAGGAAACGTGTTTCCATCGCTGAGGTTTCAATATGCGGTTCTAAGTTTCAATGTTGGGATAATGCGACAAGAGGTTTGGATTCTGCTAATGCTCTGGAATTTATAAGAGCTCTGGACACCGAATCATCTCTACTTAAAACTGCAGCCGTTGTCGCAATCTACCAGTGTTCTCAAACCGCTTATGATTTGTTCAATAAGGTTTGCGTATTGAATAAAGGCtatcaaatatattttgGCCCTATTGATGAAGCTAAGGGTTACTTCGAATCCATGGGTTATAAATGTCCTGATAGACAAACCACCGCAGATTTCCTAACATCCATAACAAACCCATCAGAAAGAATAGTCAACCCTGAATTCATAGAAAAAGGTATACCCGTCCCACAAACACCTGATGAGATGTATACGTACTGGAAAAGTTCAAGGGAGTATGAAGaactaatgaaaaaaattgacatCAGATTATCTGAAAACGAGGATGTCACCCGtaaaatgatgaaaagttCTCACGTTGCTAGGCAATCTAAAGGAATAAGATCAGGTTCTCCATACACAGTAAGATACGGGCTACAAGTAAGGTATTTGTTGACAAGGAATTTTTGGAGAATAAGAAACAATATTAGTGTTCCTTTAGTCATGTTTATTGGGAATTCTTCCATGGCATTCATTCTAGGATCCatgtttttcaaagctaTGCAACAAGATAATACTACAACGTTCTATTTTAGGGGTGCAGCCATGTTCTTCGCTATACTgttcaattctttttcatgCCTTCTAGAGATTTTCACACTATACGAAGCAAGACCAGTTAGTGAGAAGCATAGAGCATACTCCTTGTATCATCCCAGTGCCGATGCCTTCGCATCAATTTTCTCAGAACTACCAAATAAGATCGTGATTTCTGttgttttcaatatcatttattattttatggTTAATTTTAGAAGAACAGCTGGCGCCTTCTTTTTCTATTGGCTAATTAGTCTTGTTGGTGTCTTTGCCATGTCGCATCTGTTCCGGACTGTGGGCTCTTTAACAAAAACGCTATCTGAAGCAATGGTACCCGCGtcaattttattgttaTCAATGTCAATGTATGCAGGATTTGCTATCCCCAAGACGAAAATGCTGGGCTGGTCCAAGTGGATATGGTATATCAACCCAATTgcttatttatttgaatctCTTATGGTAAATGAATTTCATGGTCGGGAATTCCAATGTGCCAACTTTATCCCAAGTGGTCCTACCTATTCAAATGCTACTGGAGATGAGAGGAGCTGTTCTACTTTAGGTGCTATCCCTGGAAGTTCCTATGTGCTAGGTGACAATTATTTAAGGCAAAGTTACGATTATCTTTATCAACACAAATGGAGAGGCTTTGGTATTGGCTTAGCTTATGCTGTATTTTTCTTAGTCGTGTATTTAATCGTCTGtgaattcaatgaaggTGCGAAACAGAAAGGTGAAATGCTCGTATTCCCACATGGAGTATTAAAAaagctgaagaaaagaggGGTGCTatctgatgatgataaacGTGACTTTGAAAAGGGTAGTTTTGATGCTACCAACCATGATCTTATCAAAGATAGTGAAAGTACTGATGAGAGTAGTACAAATGGGGCAAGGCTACTCAAGTCGCAAGCTGTTTTTCATTGGAGAAATTTATGCTACGATATTCCCATAAAACATGGAACGAGAAGGCTATTGGATAATGTCGATGGTTGGGTCAAACCAGGCACATTAACTGCTTTAATGGGTGCTTCTGGTGCTGGTAAGACTACTTTATTGGATTGCTTGGCTGAGAGAGTTACTATGGGTGTTATCACCGGTGATGTTTTGGTTGATGGTCGTCCTCGTGATGAGTCATTCCCAAGATCTATTGGTTATTGTCAACAACAAGATTTACATTTGAAGACATCGACTGTGAGAGAATCTCTAAGATTCTCAGCATACTTACGTCAACCAGCAGAAGTttctgttgaagaaaaggatgCTTACGTTGAGGAAGTCATCAAGATTttagaaatggaaaagtACGCTGACGCTGTTGTTGGTGTTGCTGGTGAAGGTTTGAATGTTgaacaaagaaagagattgaCTATTGGTGTTGAACTTGCTGCCAAGCCTAAATTATTAGTTTTCTTAGATGAACCTACGTCCGGTTTAGATTCCCAAACTGCATGGTCTATTTGTCAATTAATGAGAAAGTTAGCCAGTCATGGTCAAGCCATCCTGTGTACCATCCATCAACCATCTGCTATTTTGATGCAAGAATTTGACCGTCTGTTATTCTTACAGGATGGCGGACAAACCACTTATTTTGGTGAGTTAGGCGACGGATGTTGTACCATGATTGATTATTTCGAGCGTAATGGTGCACACAAATGCCCGATAGGCGCGAACCCAGCTGAATGGATGTTAGAAGTTGTTGGTGCTGCTCCAGGTTCCCAGGCTACCCAAGATTACTTTAAAATTTGGAGGAATTCAGAAGAATTTAAAGCTGTCCATAAAGAATTAGATAGTCTGGAGAAAGAATCAAACTTAAGACCTGAAGGTATCACAACTGATCATGCAGAATTTGCCACATCTATTCCATATCAAATACGATTAGTTAGCGCGCGTTTGTTCCAACAATATATCAGGGCTCCTGAATATTTATGGTCCAAGTTTGGTCTAACAATTGTCGATGAACTTTTCATTGGGttcactttcttcaaagcAGGTACTTCGTTACAAGGTttacaaaatcaaatgTTAGCTGCATTCATGTTCACAGTCGTTTTCAATCCATTATTACAACAATATCTTCCATCATTTGTCCAACAAAGAGACTTATACGAAGCCAGAGAACGTCCTTCTAGAACTTTCTCCTGGAAAGCCTTCATTGTTTCCCAGATTTTAGTTGAGGCGCCATGTAACTTCTTAGCTGGTACATTAGCATACTTCATTTACTACTATCCAATTGGGTTCTACGAAAATGCTTCATTTGCTGGTCAATTACATGAAAGAGGTGCCTTATTCTGGCTATTCTCAACTGGTTTCTATGTCTTCGTTGGTTCCATGGGTTTCTTAACTGTTTCATTTAACGAAGTTGCCCAAAATGCTGCAGGTATAGCTAGCTTGATGTTTGTCATGTGTACTACATTCTGCGGTGTCCTTGCAACACCTGAGGTTATGCCTGGATTTTGGATTTTCATGTATAGGCTATCACCATTGACCTATTTTGTTCAGGGGTTCCTTGCTACTGGTTTAGCAAACGCTAAGATCCAATGTTCTGAAAAAGAGTTTATAGTTTTTTCACCTCCCAGTGGTATGAATTGTGGTCAATATATGGAGCAATATATTACCAACACAGGCACTGGCTATCTCGAAGATTCAGAATCTACTTCGACTTGTGAATTCTGTCAATTTTCTTACACTAATGACTTCTTAGCCTCTGTCAACTCATTTTATTCCCAAAGATGGAGAAACTGGGGCATCTTCATATGTTACATCGCCTTTAATTATATGGCGGGCATATTTTTATACTGGCTAGCTAGGGTGCCAAAGAAATCTAGCGGtttaaagagaaaaatacGTAAGAATGAACTTTCTTGAATGAAACAACTCAttgcattattattacaataaatatatattcgaTATATGGATAATTTGGATTCATGACATACAGCTGAGTAAAACTTATATAAGAATACTGGATTTCAATCCTTAGTTAGCCTGTTCAATACATCTACGGTATCTTGAGGAGAGGCAATCCATAAAGTTGTACCAGCTAATCTGGCTTTAAAGTCATTTGCCGACCCCATTGGAGCAAATTGGTCGCCTACATGTAATGTTTCACATGGTTGAATTGGATTTTCTGTatcataatatttttgCAAAGAATAAATCCCCAAATTCTTGCCTCCGATGTCACACCAAACATCACTACCACCATCAAAACAGCTAAATTGTATACGGCTGGATGGTGGATAACTCTCAAGTGTACTTTGCAACGTCAAAACAATTTCCTCTAATTGTTCCCGAGATAATTTTACTGGAATATTCTTCTGTAAACTTTTATCGAATCTTTTGCCAGGAACAATGCCCACCGCCCTCTTTTTCCTTATGATAGGAACTTCGGAAGGCAGattcaatcttttctttagaGTGTGCAATGTTTTCTCTGCGAAGTCTAATGTGTCCtgaatatcattttcagacCAAACTTTCATTATATCTAAGGACCAgatatctttttcaatggatttGAAACCAAAAAGTTTAGTGTCATTAATATTCTCGTCACTACTATTTATATTATCGTTTCCATCAATTCCAGCCACTGGCTCTTCCTCCACAACTTCGTCATTCAACTTGTCAACCTCATAGTAACGGAAGAGGTAATTTGATTCACCACCCATAATAGTCAAACTACATTTTTGTTCCTTCGataattctttattattgtaTAGGTAGTTAATTAAACCATGTAGTCTTCTTTCGTAAGCACTAGCTTCATCATAACCGGCGGCAGTTACGATCCCAACGT
This window harbors:
- the ATG40 gene encoding Atg40p (similar to Saccharomyces cerevisiae YOR152C; ancestral locus Anc_5.499), which encodes MFTFFFKPIWFIVSVLVPLQITIETLHLSHKDSSRMGKTTKVLHLQPQKATMVELLLKYWSLHCMIYLILPHTPLYIIYKLLPFSLMILTAFNLALTRELLLQFINVVEEQNSFINLINKIDNPKASSLDHLTNFLNFTINRKILQDFLFGRITEQMLISTELTKDYPSTNFVVQLFEWIESKVSDAMTILLSSNKTSHADCYNSYKFWNFGQDKNYKNDDKKFRHKYRFNDDYDMMDDIIEETKNSVT
- the KAFR0C05210 gene encoding pleiotropic drug resistance family ABC transporter — encoded protein: MSEKKDIIDSGAMSQVDESSSLNLQSYDGFDQNAQDKIRQLARSLTNQSSTTHNNDAASLFSNVKGVNPVFTDPSNPEYDERLDPESENFSSTAWVKNMANLTAADPDYYKPYSLGCVWKDLTASGDSSDVVYQSTVFNMPTKLLKTAFRKARPAKESDTFQILKPMEGCINPGELLVVLGRPGSGCTTLLKSISSNTHGFNVGKDSTISYNGLTPKAINRHYRGEVVYNAESDVHLPHLTVFETLYTVARLKTPSNRVQGVDRDTYAKHLTDVTMATYGLSHTRNTKVGNDLVRGVSGGERKRVSIAEVTICGSKFQCWDNATRGLDSATALEFIRALKTQATLTNTAATIAIYQCSQDAYDLFDKVCVLYGGYQIFYGSAQKAKKYFETMGYQCPERQTTADFLTSVTSPAERVINPDFIGRGIQVPQTPEDMNNYWRNSPEYKELINEIDTHLANNQDESRNSIKEAHIAKQSNRARPGSPYTVNYGMQVKYLLTRNVWRIKNNSSVQLFMIFGNCGMAFILGSMFYKVMKHDSTSTFYYRGAAMFFAILFNAFSCLLEIFSLYEARPITEKHRSYSLYHPSADAFASIFSEIPTKIIIAIGFNIIYYFLVNFERNGGVFFFYWLINIVAVFAMSHLFRTVGSLTKTLSEAMIPASMLLLAMSMFTGFAIPKTKMLGWSKWIWYINPIAYLFESLMINEFHGRRFECAAFIPSGPAYSNITATERVCAVSGSVAGQSYVLGDDYIRVSYDYLHKHKWRGFGIGMAYAIFFLFAYLVVCEYNEGAKQKGEMLVFPQSVLRKLRKEGQLKKDSEDIENGSNSSTTEKQLLEDSDEGSSNGDSTGLVKSEAIFHWRNLCYDVQIKDETRRILNNVDGWVKPGTLTALMGSSGAGKTTLLDCLAERVTMGVITGDVLVDGRPRDESFPRSIGYCQQQDLHLKTSTVRESLRFSAYLRQPAEVSVEEKDAYVEEVIKILEMEKYADAVVGVAGEGLNVEQRKRLTIGVELAAKPKLLVFLDEPTSGLDSQTAWSICQLMRKLASHGQAILCTIHQPSAILMQEFDRLLFLQKGGKTVYFGELGEGCQVMIDYFERNGSHKCPPDANPAEWMLEVVGAAPGSHANQDYHEVWRNSEEFRIVHEELDLMERELPAKSAGVDTDHQEFATGLFYQTKLVSVRLFQQYWRSPEYLWAKFVLTIFNELFIGFTFFKAGTSLQGLQNQMLAAFMFTVIFNPLLQQYLPSFVQQRDLYEARERPSRTFSWKAFIVSQILVEAPWNFLAGTLAYFIYYYPIGFYENASYAGQLHERGALFWLFSTAFYVYVGSMGFLTVSFNEIAENAANLASLMFTMALSFCGVMTTPSAMPRFWIFMYRVSPLTYFVQGILAVGLANTKIECSSSEFLQFEAPSGMTCGNYMEAYLDYAGTGYLKDESATGTCEFCEYSYTNDYLSSINSYYSQRWRNWGIFICYIAINYIGGIAFYYLARVPKKSKVAKK